Proteins found in one Serinicoccus marinus DSM 15273 genomic segment:
- a CDS encoding response regulator transcription factor, with protein MIKVLLADDQALVRGALAALLDLERDIEVVAQVGRGDAVLDAVRKAQPQVCLLDIEMPGLDGIEVLKQLREAGVGARCLMVTTFGRPGYLRRAMDAGASGFVVKDTPAPELAEAVRRVDAGLRVVDPALATESLIGGPNPLTDREREVLRQALDGSPVQSIAGQLLLSPGTVRNYLSSAIGKTGTATRVEAARYAEERGWL; from the coding sequence GTGATCAAGGTGCTGCTCGCCGACGACCAGGCGCTGGTGCGCGGCGCGCTGGCGGCGCTGCTCGACCTGGAGCGGGACATCGAGGTGGTGGCGCAGGTCGGGCGCGGTGACGCAGTCCTCGACGCGGTGAGGAAGGCGCAGCCGCAGGTATGCCTGCTCGACATCGAGATGCCCGGTCTGGACGGGATCGAGGTGCTCAAGCAGCTGCGTGAGGCAGGGGTGGGTGCGCGCTGCCTCATGGTGACGACCTTCGGCCGGCCGGGCTATCTGCGGCGCGCGATGGACGCGGGGGCGAGCGGGTTCGTCGTCAAGGACACGCCGGCACCGGAGCTGGCCGAGGCGGTCCGACGGGTGGATGCCGGGCTGCGCGTGGTCGACCCGGCGCTCGCGACCGAGTCGCTTATCGGTGGGCCGAACCCCCTGACCGACCGGGAGCGCGAGGTGCTGCGACAGGCGCTCGACGGGTCGCCGGTGCAGTCGATCGCCGGGCAGCTCTTACTGTCACCCGGGACGGTGCGCAACTATCTCTCGTCCGCCATCGGCAAGACGGGGACCGCCACCAGGGTGGAGGCGGCGAGGTATGCCGAGGAGCGTGGCTGGCTCTGA
- a CDS encoding sensor histidine kinase yields MSRTDRPTDAWSRWGWLFGGIWLVFFAFPLGHIWTTAGNLLWRLLATGVVAAFMVTYVLTVRRAVRRIGMGEYAAAARGGMIGLGVMIAVAVALGWLIGPNALTAMPFIIGVPVFFLPWRGVWTVSLGLFGVGMVTSALLWGVWPTVMYWGISALVLTISVLSRYLEEHQESAQETQQQLALTEERERVARDVHDVLGHSLTVVTVKTELARRLVDADPERAKQEMGEVQDLARQALAEIRATVGGLRVARLADEVEAADVALRGAGIGAELPDDVLLVDPRHRITLAWVLREAVTNVVRHSGATRCEVELGEHWLRVTDDGRGVRDSQEGNGIRGLRERVEQAGGALSLRPGPGGSGTTLEVKL; encoded by the coding sequence CACATCTGGACGACCGCGGGGAACCTCTTGTGGCGCCTGCTCGCGACGGGGGTCGTGGCCGCGTTCATGGTCACCTACGTCCTGACCGTGCGCCGCGCGGTGCGGCGCATCGGGATGGGCGAGTATGCCGCGGCCGCGCGCGGCGGGATGATCGGTCTCGGCGTGATGATCGCCGTCGCCGTCGCGCTCGGCTGGCTGATCGGCCCGAACGCCCTCACCGCGATGCCGTTCATCATCGGCGTCCCGGTGTTCTTCCTGCCGTGGCGCGGGGTGTGGACCGTGTCGCTGGGCCTCTTCGGCGTCGGGATGGTCACGAGCGCGCTGCTCTGGGGCGTGTGGCCGACGGTGATGTACTGGGGGATCTCGGCGCTCGTGCTCACCATCAGCGTGCTCAGCCGCTACCTGGAGGAGCACCAGGAGTCGGCGCAGGAGACCCAGCAGCAGCTCGCCCTCACCGAGGAGCGCGAGCGCGTGGCGCGCGACGTCCACGACGTGCTCGGGCACTCGCTCACGGTGGTCACGGTCAAGACCGAGCTGGCGCGGCGTCTCGTCGACGCTGACCCGGAGCGGGCGAAGCAGGAGATGGGGGAGGTGCAGGACCTCGCGCGGCAGGCGCTGGCGGAGATCCGCGCCACGGTCGGCGGTCTGCGGGTCGCACGGTTGGCTGACGAGGTCGAGGCGGCGGACGTGGCGTTGCGGGGCGCCGGGATCGGCGCCGAGCTGCCTGACGACGTGCTCCTCGTCGACCCGCGGCACCGCATCACGCTGGCGTGGGTGCTGCGGGAGGCGGTGACCAACGTGGTCCGGCACAGCGGGGCGACGAGGTGCGAGGTCGAGCTCGGCGAGCACTGGTTGCGGGTGACCGACGACGGCAGGGGAGTGCGGGACAGCCAGGAGGGGAACGGCATACGAGGCCTGCGTGAGCGCGTGGAGCAGGCCGGCGGCGCGCTGTCGCTGCGCCCGGGGCCGGGCGGATCCGGCACGACCTTGGAGGTGAAGCTGTGA